The proteins below are encoded in one region of Thioalkalivibrio sp. K90mix:
- a CDS encoding sulfite oxidase, with the protein MTKKQENQFWDRLRGVTEDAGADPQTLEIFDEAVSRRRFMGRMGVGGAALTLFGFGAGTDAAMRGLFGRGLIPAAWADEANGLEDEQAKAAMSDSGKEDGLIVHNDRPLNVETPPHLLVDEVTPASRHFVRNNDLIPQQALDRDPNGWSLKIDGEVHEELEIGLDDLKSMDSKDLVLHIECGGNGRANFDPQPRGNPWDRGAVGNAKWTGVPLKDILERAGVKDSAVYTAHEGYEPILGDRGPFSRGVPIDKAMEEHTIVAYQMNGEDIPAAHGFPVRLVVPGWYGSCSHKWLTNITLRDQEHDGRGMTGYSYRMPKYPVAPGERPPEEDMKVGGPWLIKSVITGPKKDTGLERGETVKVTGHAWAGEDEVAEVWISTDFGLNWEKADLKGDPVNKYAWVHFEKELSFENRGYYEIWARAVDDKGNTQPIVQPWNPRGYDGNIVHKIPVTVAA; encoded by the coding sequence ACTGCGTGGCGTAACGGAAGACGCCGGGGCGGACCCTCAGACCCTCGAGATCTTTGACGAAGCCGTCTCCCGGCGTCGTTTCATGGGCCGCATGGGCGTGGGCGGCGCTGCCCTGACGCTGTTCGGCTTTGGTGCTGGCACTGACGCGGCGATGCGCGGCCTGTTTGGGCGTGGCCTGATCCCGGCTGCCTGGGCGGACGAGGCGAACGGCCTTGAGGACGAGCAGGCCAAGGCTGCGATGTCCGACTCCGGCAAGGAAGACGGCCTGATCGTGCACAACGATCGCCCGCTGAACGTTGAGACCCCGCCGCACCTGCTGGTGGACGAGGTCACCCCGGCCAGCCGCCATTTTGTGCGTAACAACGACCTGATCCCGCAGCAGGCGCTGGATCGCGACCCGAATGGCTGGTCGCTGAAGATCGACGGCGAAGTGCACGAAGAGCTCGAGATCGGTCTCGACGACCTGAAGAGCATGGACAGCAAGGACCTGGTCCTGCACATCGAGTGCGGTGGCAACGGTCGCGCCAACTTCGACCCGCAGCCGCGTGGCAACCCCTGGGACCGCGGTGCAGTGGGCAACGCCAAGTGGACCGGCGTGCCGCTGAAGGACATCCTCGAGCGGGCCGGTGTGAAAGACAGCGCCGTGTACACCGCGCACGAGGGCTACGAGCCGATCCTGGGCGATCGCGGCCCGTTTTCCCGTGGCGTGCCAATCGACAAGGCCATGGAAGAGCACACCATCGTGGCGTATCAGATGAACGGCGAAGACATCCCGGCCGCCCATGGCTTCCCGGTGCGCCTGGTCGTGCCGGGCTGGTACGGCTCCTGCTCGCACAAGTGGCTGACCAACATCACCCTGCGTGATCAGGAACACGATGGCCGCGGCATGACCGGCTACTCCTACCGTATGCCGAAGTACCCGGTGGCCCCGGGCGAGCGTCCGCCGGAAGAGGACATGAAGGTCGGCGGCCCGTGGCTGATCAAGTCCGTGATTACCGGTCCGAAGAAGGATACCGGTCTGGAGCGTGGCGAGACCGTCAAAGTCACCGGTCATGCCTGGGCGGGCGAGGACGAGGTCGCGGAAGTCTGGATCTCCACCGACTTTGGTCTCAACTGGGAGAAGGCCGACCTCAAGGGCGACCCGGTCAACAAGTACGCTTGGGTGCACTTCGAGAAGGAGCTGTCCTTCGAGAATCGCGGCTACTACGAGATCTGGGCCCGCGCCGTGGACGACAAGGGCAATACCCAGCCCATCGTCCAGCCATGGAACCCGCGTGGCTACGACGGCAACATCGTCCACAAGATCCCGGTCACCGTCGCTGCGTGA
- a CDS encoding cytochrome c, whose amino-acid sequence MKRFVMLSLLGLAFAALASPVVAEEAISEEEQQAQEEKADEVSATKELFEQTCAACHGIRQATNQNLSRDDWNWVMDDMEDYGMTWLTDEQRDQIVDYLVENHGYGD is encoded by the coding sequence ATGAAGCGTTTTGTAATGCTGTCGCTACTGGGGTTGGCGTTCGCGGCCCTGGCTTCGCCCGTTGTTGCCGAGGAGGCGATTTCCGAGGAAGAACAACAAGCCCAGGAAGAGAAGGCCGACGAGGTCTCGGCGACCAAGGAATTGTTTGAACAGACCTGTGCGGCCTGCCACGGCATCCGTCAGGCGACCAACCAGAACCTGTCACGCGACGATTGGAACTGGGTCATGGACGACATGGAAGACTACGGCATGACCTGGCTGACCGATGAACAGCGGGATCAGATCGTGGACTACCTGGTGGAGAACCACGGCTACGGCGACTAG
- the rlmKL gene encoding bifunctional 23S rRNA (guanine(2069)-N(7))-methyltransferase RlmK/23S rRNA (guanine(2445)-N(2))-methyltransferase RlmL — protein MATPENEPSTPQEYRATVARGLGPLLAEELATLGATDAREEGGAVHFSADLEMLYRVLLGSRIASRILLPLARFDQPDGDGCYTAARAIDWPALLDPGATFAVEVGGKSHHIRHTHFAGVRIKDAVADAFREATGARPDVDPKHPDVRILLQLQGDHARLSVDIGNGGLHRRGYRGAGGAAPLRENLAAALLARAGWPARVEGDPQQAQLLDPFCGSGTVVIEAALIATRTAPGLLRHDFRPQGWAGHDAALWQRCVDTARAAVRPWQGPTLLGSDRDPRAVQAARQAARTAGVAACTRFEVADVLTLTPPAPNGLLISNPPYGERIGDQPELIKLYSLLGEHLKQAFGGWQVALLVADTTDSRRLGLRATRKYRVHNGPIDCQLLEFDIHAREGQAEAAPPAPEFANRLRKNLKHLDRWARRQGVTCYRIYSADLDEYPLLIDRYQATDGSVHLHLQEFAAPASVEPARAEARLRGALAATLEVTGVAPAHLHYKQRRAQKGRSQYQRAETAQPAPFWVEEHGCRLKVELDAYLDSGLFLDHRPMRRRLQEECRGLRLLNLFCYTAAVSAHAAVGGARQTVSVDLSNTYLDWAADNLAANGFEATVRDGRSRRRPDTHALLRADCITWVREAADDPALRFERIFLDPPTFSNSKRTEADFEVQRDHVELIRDAARLLTEDGILYFSTNRRRFELDTEALAGLEARDITRDTLDEDFRRPPPPHRCWAISNATD, from the coding sequence ATGGCCACGCCCGAGAACGAACCCAGCACCCCGCAGGAATACCGCGCCACCGTCGCCCGCGGGCTCGGCCCCCTGCTGGCCGAGGAACTGGCCACACTCGGCGCCACCGACGCGCGCGAAGAAGGTGGCGCGGTGCATTTCTCGGCCGATCTCGAGATGCTGTACCGCGTACTGCTGGGCAGCCGCATCGCCAGCCGTATCCTGCTGCCGCTGGCGCGCTTTGATCAGCCCGACGGCGACGGCTGCTACACCGCCGCCCGCGCGATCGACTGGCCCGCGCTGCTGGACCCCGGCGCGACCTTCGCGGTCGAGGTCGGCGGCAAGAGCCACCACATCCGCCACACCCACTTCGCCGGGGTTCGCATCAAGGACGCGGTGGCCGACGCCTTCCGCGAGGCGACCGGCGCCCGCCCGGACGTGGACCCGAAACACCCGGATGTGCGCATCCTGCTGCAGTTGCAGGGCGATCACGCCCGCCTCTCCGTGGATATCGGCAATGGCGGCCTGCACCGGCGCGGCTACCGCGGCGCCGGCGGGGCCGCCCCGCTGCGCGAGAACCTCGCCGCGGCCCTGCTCGCCCGCGCCGGCTGGCCCGCGCGCGTCGAGGGCGACCCGCAACAGGCACAGCTGCTGGACCCGTTCTGCGGCAGCGGCACCGTGGTGATCGAGGCCGCCCTGATCGCCACGCGGACCGCGCCCGGACTGCTGCGCCACGACTTCCGCCCGCAGGGCTGGGCCGGGCACGACGCCGCCCTGTGGCAGCGCTGTGTGGACACAGCCCGGGCGGCGGTTCGCCCCTGGCAAGGCCCGACGCTGCTGGGGTCGGATCGCGACCCGCGCGCGGTGCAAGCCGCTCGCCAGGCGGCCCGGACGGCCGGGGTCGCCGCCTGCACCCGGTTCGAGGTCGCGGACGTACTGACCCTGACACCCCCCGCACCGAATGGGCTCCTGATCAGCAACCCGCCTTACGGCGAGCGCATCGGCGACCAGCCTGAACTGATCAAGCTCTACAGCCTGCTGGGCGAACACCTGAAACAGGCCTTTGGCGGCTGGCAGGTGGCCCTGCTGGTCGCGGACACGACTGACTCGCGCCGCCTCGGGCTGAGGGCCACGCGCAAATACCGCGTGCACAACGGCCCGATTGACTGCCAGCTGCTGGAGTTCGACATCCATGCCCGCGAGGGGCAGGCCGAGGCGGCACCCCCGGCACCCGAGTTCGCCAACCGCCTGCGCAAGAACCTGAAGCACCTGGATCGCTGGGCGCGGCGCCAGGGGGTCACCTGCTACCGCATCTACAGCGCCGACCTGGACGAATACCCACTACTGATCGACCGCTACCAGGCCACCGATGGCTCCGTGCACCTGCACCTGCAGGAGTTCGCGGCTCCGGCGTCGGTCGAACCCGCACGCGCCGAGGCGCGCCTGCGCGGGGCGCTGGCCGCGACCCTGGAAGTCACCGGCGTCGCGCCCGCCCACCTGCACTACAAGCAGCGGCGCGCCCAGAAAGGTCGCTCGCAGTATCAGCGTGCCGAGACCGCACAACCCGCCCCCTTCTGGGTTGAGGAACATGGCTGCCGGCTCAAGGTGGAGCTGGATGCCTACCTGGACAGCGGACTGTTCCTGGATCACCGCCCGATGCGGCGCCGCCTGCAGGAAGAATGCCGCGGGCTACGATTGCTGAACCTGTTCTGCTACACCGCCGCGGTCAGTGCCCATGCCGCCGTGGGGGGTGCCCGCCAGACCGTCTCGGTGGACCTGTCCAATACCTACCTCGACTGGGCCGCCGACAACCTCGCGGCCAACGGTTTCGAGGCCACCGTGCGCGACGGGCGCAGTCGGCGCCGACCGGATACCCACGCCCTGCTGCGCGCCGACTGCATCACCTGGGTGCGGGAGGCCGCCGACGACCCGGCGCTGCGCTTCGAACGGATCTTCCTCGATCCCCCGACCTTCTCGAACTCGAAACGCACCGAGGCGGACTTCGAGGTCCAGCGCGACCATGTCGAACTGATCCGGGATGCCGCGCGCCTGCTGACCGAGGACGGCATCCTGTACTTCTCGACCAACCGCCGCCGTTTCGAACTGGATACCGAGGCACTTGCGGGGCTCGAGGCCCGTGACATCACGCGCGATACGCTGGACGAGGACTTCCGCCGCCCACCGCCACCCCATCGCTGCTGGGCCATCTCGAACGCAACGGACTGA
- a CDS encoding ABC transporter permease — protein sequence MPDPTSTWLPRPSLRCVAVWRRNLLVWRKLLVPSMLGNFGEPILYLLAFGYGFGRLVGDLDGMSYMVFIASGIICSSAMFTASFEGMYSAYTRMAEQNTWLGMLATPLTLDDIVFAEAIWAASKGLISATTILVVASVLGLVSDARALLALPVIFLAAFTFGALALVITALARSYDFFLYYFTLAVTPMLLLSGVFFPLQELPDWVQTLALALPLAHVVEIVRPLMTGSWPTSVWPHLAVIVGYGAAAIILATALIRRRLLR from the coding sequence ATGCCCGACCCGACCTCGACCTGGCTCCCCCGCCCCAGCCTGCGCTGTGTCGCGGTCTGGCGGCGCAACCTGCTGGTCTGGCGCAAGCTGCTGGTGCCATCGATGCTCGGCAACTTCGGCGAACCCATCCTCTACCTGCTCGCGTTCGGCTACGGCTTCGGCCGTCTGGTGGGCGACCTCGACGGCATGAGCTACATGGTGTTCATCGCCTCCGGGATCATCTGCTCCTCGGCGATGTTCACCGCCAGCTTCGAGGGCATGTATTCCGCCTACACGCGCATGGCGGAGCAGAACACCTGGCTCGGGATGCTGGCCACACCGCTGACGCTGGACGACATCGTGTTCGCCGAGGCGATCTGGGCCGCCAGCAAGGGCCTGATCAGCGCCACCACCATCCTCGTCGTCGCCTCCGTCCTGGGGCTGGTGAGCGACGCTCGCGCCCTGCTCGCCTTGCCGGTGATCTTTCTCGCCGCGTTCACCTTCGGCGCGCTGGCCCTGGTCATCACCGCGCTGGCGCGCAGCTACGACTTCTTCCTGTACTACTTCACCCTCGCGGTGACCCCGATGCTCCTGCTCTCCGGGGTGTTCTTCCCGCTGCAGGAGCTGCCCGACTGGGTGCAGACCCTGGCGCTGGCCCTGCCGCTGGCACACGTGGTCGAGATCGTGCGCCCGCTGATGACCGGCAGCTGGCCGACCAGCGTCTGGCCACACCTGGCCGTGATCGTGGGCTACGGCGCGGCCGCCATCATCCTGGCGACCGCGCTGATCCGGCGCCGCCTGCTGCGCTGA
- a CDS encoding ABC transporter ATP-binding protein — MPAIRIQSLCKRYDGTAVVDGVNLEIPRGEFFGLLGPNGAGKTTTLRMLLGLTPIDSGQVEVLGLPMPEGEREVRKRLGIVPQFDTLDPDFTVIENMRTYAAYFGLSGAMVQARIDHLLEQVNLNDKRGARINALSGGMKRRLTLARALINEPEVVVLDEPTTGLDPQARHHLWRQLRQLRASGVTLVLTTHYMEEAQELCDRIAIIDHGRIIACDRPSRLIAEHIEPWVVTVGGSEAGTAIEQEIGPRDRAHQVADTWLVYTAEPDRLRERLRARGLEPTLREADLEDVFLKLTGHELRD, encoded by the coding sequence TTGCCCGCAATCCGCATCCAGTCCCTGTGCAAACGATACGATGGCACAGCCGTTGTCGATGGCGTGAACCTGGAGATCCCGCGCGGTGAATTCTTCGGGCTGCTGGGACCCAACGGCGCAGGCAAGACGACGACCCTGCGCATGTTGCTGGGATTGACCCCGATCGACAGCGGTCAGGTGGAGGTACTGGGCCTGCCGATGCCGGAGGGCGAGCGCGAGGTACGCAAGCGCTTGGGCATCGTGCCGCAATTCGACACGCTGGACCCGGACTTCACCGTGATCGAGAACATGCGCACCTATGCCGCGTATTTCGGTCTTTCCGGCGCTATGGTCCAGGCGCGCATCGATCACCTGCTGGAGCAGGTCAACCTGAACGACAAGCGCGGTGCGCGCATCAATGCCCTGTCCGGTGGCATGAAGCGCCGGCTGACCCTCGCACGCGCCCTGATCAACGAACCCGAGGTCGTCGTCCTCGACGAGCCGACCACCGGGCTGGACCCACAGGCGCGCCACCACCTCTGGCGCCAACTCCGGCAGCTGCGCGCCTCCGGCGTCACCCTGGTGCTGACCACGCATTACATGGAAGAGGCCCAGGAGCTGTGCGATCGCATCGCGATCATCGACCACGGCCGCATCATCGCCTGTGACCGACCCAGCCGCCTGATTGCCGAGCACATCGAACCCTGGGTAGTCACTGTCGGTGGTTCCGAGGCCGGCACCGCGATCGAACAGGAAATCGGCCCCCGGGATCGCGCCCATCAGGTGGCGGATACCTGGCTGGTGTACACGGCCGAGCCGGACCGGCTGCGCGAACGCCTGCGCGCACGGGGCCTCGAACCCACGCTGCGCGAGGCGGACCTGGAAGACGTGTTCTTGAAACTCACCGGCCACGAGCTGCGCGACTGA
- a CDS encoding DsrE family protein — protein MKHLHIIALALVSFLLIAPATALAEYGDQKVVYHVNYNDMDRHMAAMGNIQNHINAVGADKMDIRVVMHGPGLGLLRNAKENDDLAGRIDELKLQGVDFNICNVTVTRGNISIADELYDASEDDIVPSGVAEIAHLQHKGFVYLRP, from the coding sequence ATGAAGCACCTGCATATTATCGCGCTGGCACTGGTCTCCTTCCTGCTGATCGCCCCGGCGACCGCGCTGGCGGAATACGGCGACCAGAAGGTGGTCTATCACGTGAACTACAACGACATGGACCGCCACATGGCTGCCATGGGCAACATCCAGAACCACATCAATGCCGTGGGCGCCGACAAGATGGACATCCGCGTGGTCATGCATGGCCCCGGCCTGGGCCTTCTGCGCAATGCCAAGGAGAATGATGACCTGGCCGGCCGCATCGACGAACTGAAGCTGCAGGGGGTTGATTTCAACATCTGCAACGTCACCGTCACCCGCGGCAACATCAGCATCGCCGACGAGCTCTACGATGCCTCCGAGGACGACATCGTCCCCAGCGGGGTGGCCGAGATCGCCCATCTGCAGCACAAGGGCTTCGTCTACCTTCGCCCGTAA
- a CDS encoding DsrE family protein, protein MKKAFILPLALTAAAMLTLPGAAMADYGEQKVVYHVNYNDMDRHMAAMGNIQNHINAVGAENMEIRVVMHGPGLHLLRNAKENEDLAARIEELKMQDVDFNICNVTVTRGNVDISEELFDATEDDLVPSGVGEIGHLQTQGFVYLRP, encoded by the coding sequence ATGAAGAAAGCCTTTATCCTGCCTCTGGCCCTGACCGCCGCCGCCATGCTCACCCTTCCCGGCGCCGCCATGGCCGACTACGGCGAACAAAAAGTCGTCTATCACGTGAACTACAACGACATGGACCGCCACATGGCCGCCATGGGCAACATCCAGAACCACATCAATGCCGTGGGCGCGGAAAACATGGAGATCCGCGTGGTCATGCATGGCCCGGGTCTGCACCTTCTGCGTAACGCCAAGGAGAACGAAGACCTGGCCGCCCGCATCGAAGAACTGAAAATGCAAGACGTTGATTTCAATATCTGCAATGTCACCGTCACCCGGGGCAACGTGGACATCTCGGAAGAGCTGTTCGATGCCACCGAAGACGACCTGGTACCCAGCGGGGTCGGCGAGATCGGCCACCTTCAGACGCAGGGCTTCGTCTACCTGCGCCCGTAA
- a CDS encoding NAD(P)-dependent oxidoreductase encodes MTTASNLPEALQPIGCVGLGIMGAPMTRNLLRAGADIRVWARRPEAAEALVAEGAGAASSLAELVPSVRVLVLNVSDTPDVEQLMLGPDGVLEHARPGLLVIDHSTIDPIRTRAIAQAAAEREVTFVDAPVSGGEPGARSGTLSLMVGGPEEAVDRLRPIFDIVGSTLTHVGASGAGQITKACNQLVVGETLVAIGEAFALAEQTGVDPARLREALMGGFAASRILEVHGQRLLDGDFEPGFQAGLYHKDLGIVAGLGEQVGLSLRGLEPVRHAVGKALEAGQADHDVAILARFCLHARGEGTRD; translated from the coding sequence ATGACCACTGCATCCAACCTCCCCGAAGCACTGCAGCCGATCGGCTGCGTGGGCCTGGGTATCATGGGGGCCCCGATGACCCGCAATCTGCTGCGTGCCGGGGCGGATATCCGGGTCTGGGCACGTCGGCCGGAGGCGGCCGAGGCCCTGGTGGCGGAGGGGGCCGGGGCTGCCTCCAGTCTGGCGGAGTTGGTCCCCAGCGTGCGCGTGCTGGTACTCAACGTCTCCGATACCCCGGATGTGGAGCAGCTGATGCTGGGCCCGGACGGGGTTCTCGAACATGCCCGCCCGGGGCTGCTGGTGATCGATCACAGTACGATCGACCCGATCCGCACGCGCGCGATTGCGCAGGCGGCAGCGGAGCGGGAGGTGACCTTTGTGGATGCGCCTGTGTCCGGCGGAGAGCCGGGGGCGCGCAGCGGCACGCTCAGCCTGATGGTTGGTGGTCCGGAGGAGGCAGTCGATCGGCTGCGGCCGATCTTCGACATCGTGGGTTCGACACTGACGCATGTCGGGGCCAGTGGGGCCGGTCAGATCACCAAGGCCTGTAACCAGCTGGTGGTCGGCGAGACCCTGGTCGCTATTGGCGAGGCCTTCGCGCTGGCGGAGCAGACCGGGGTTGATCCGGCGCGGCTGCGCGAGGCGCTGATGGGTGGCTTCGCCGCCTCGCGCATCCTCGAGGTGCACGGTCAACGCCTGCTGGATGGCGACTTCGAGCCCGGGTTTCAGGCTGGGCTCTACCACAAGGATCTGGGCATCGTGGCCGGTCTGGGCGAGCAGGTGGGCCTGAGCCTGCGCGGGTTGGAGCCGGTGCGGCACGCGGTAGGCAAGGCGCTGGAGGCCGGGCAGGCTGACCACGATGTCGCGATCCTGGCGCGTTTCTGCCTCCATGCCCGCGGCGAGGGCACCAGGGATTGA
- a CDS encoding NRAMP family divalent metal transporter — MSPSTRASLRAAIGPGLLMAGAAVGVSHLVQATRGGAEYGLLLIPIVLLACLFKYPFLEFGPRYAAATGHHLLTGYHRLGNWALGLYIAVTVGTLFTIQAVVTLTTAGLVTLVFDLDLSVTLVSALVLAACIAFLMIGAYRGLDLGMKIIMAALSVSTVAAVALAFREAPDLATLSGAQEWSNLWTLAGFAFILALLGWMPIPLDVAAWHSIWTQERARQTGHAPTVREAIFDFRLGYLGAVVIAVAFMLLGAVLMYGSGIGFAAGAAAFSAQLVDLYAQSLGEWSRTLIAVAALTTMFSTTLAVTDAYPRVIVAIIRTLREDGHAPQTMDPSRKGERGLEWWGYRIALLAVASGALLLISQAGEHFTRLVDIATLLSFLSAPVLAWITFKVVMSPDMPEAARPGRGLRGLAWAGIAFSLVFSLLYILWRLFG; from the coding sequence ATGAGTCCGTCCACTCGCGCCTCGCTGCGGGCCGCCATCGGCCCGGGGCTGCTGATGGCCGGTGCGGCCGTCGGGGTCTCACATCTGGTCCAGGCCACGCGGGGCGGGGCGGAGTACGGGCTTCTGCTGATCCCGATCGTACTGCTGGCCTGCCTGTTCAAGTACCCGTTTCTGGAGTTCGGCCCGCGCTATGCCGCCGCCACCGGGCATCACCTGCTGACCGGCTACCACCGCCTCGGCAACTGGGCCCTGGGCCTGTACATCGCGGTGACCGTAGGAACGCTGTTCACCATACAGGCGGTGGTCACACTGACCACCGCCGGGCTGGTCACGCTGGTGTTCGACCTGGATCTCTCGGTCACACTGGTCTCGGCGCTGGTGCTCGCCGCCTGCATCGCCTTCCTGATGATCGGCGCCTACCGCGGCCTGGACCTCGGCATGAAGATCATCATGGCCGCGCTGAGTGTATCCACCGTGGCCGCGGTCGCGCTGGCCTTTCGCGAGGCCCCGGACCTGGCCACCCTGTCCGGGGCCCAGGAGTGGTCGAACCTCTGGACGCTGGCCGGCTTCGCCTTCATCCTCGCGCTTCTGGGCTGGATGCCCATCCCGCTGGACGTCGCCGCCTGGCACTCGATCTGGACCCAGGAGCGCGCCCGCCAGACCGGTCACGCCCCGACCGTTCGCGAGGCCATCTTCGACTTCCGCCTGGGGTATCTGGGGGCGGTAGTCATTGCCGTGGCGTTCATGCTGCTGGGTGCGGTCCTGATGTACGGCAGCGGCATTGGCTTTGCCGCCGGGGCCGCCGCATTCTCGGCCCAGCTGGTGGACCTGTACGCCCAGAGCCTGGGCGAATGGAGCCGCACCCTGATCGCCGTGGCGGCCCTGACCACGATGTTCTCGACCACCCTGGCCGTCACCGATGCCTATCCCCGCGTGATCGTGGCGATCATCCGTACCCTGCGCGAGGACGGCCACGCGCCGCAGACCATGGACCCGTCGCGCAAGGGCGAGCGTGGACTGGAGTGGTGGGGCTACCGGATTGCGTTGCTGGCCGTCGCCAGTGGTGCGCTGCTGCTGATCTCGCAGGCCGGGGAGCACTTCACACGGCTGGTGGATATCGCCACGCTGTTGTCCTTCCTATCAGCGCCGGTGCTGGCATGGATCACCTTCAAGGTGGTCATGTCACCGGACATGCCGGAGGCGGCCCGCCCGGGGCGTGGCCTGCGCGGTCTGGCCTGGGCCGGTATCGCGTTCAGCCTGGTCTTTTCGCTGCTGTATATCCTCTGGCGTCTGTTCGGCTGA
- the mltF gene encoding membrane-bound lytic murein transglycosylase MltF, with translation MGTHLKLRPPSSTWRQIELGLFIVLLTAIVLRVYYNPPAALEQLTFRDELRVALVESPLGRSELASTAGQDQLELELLHGLAEELGTRLRVTRVDDAATAHRLLRQRRIDIAAGLLVPPHDPLIEAGPEILNVKHVLVFWNENERASPLLSLTDVPAGARVGMTAQAPVPESLSQPLLAEVSMEPETPPDAATEAEPAPEEGPVDLISTPPDREAEPDPNNGELILYANAEALREALERGEIDYAVMNSLEYRRLRRIHPNLRQAHELERSAEVRWLFPAGFDRSLIDAAEAYIARLRDNRELELLLDRYLGHLETHDLVDALTFARRVEHRLEQFRPLFEEAGETYDLDWRFIAAVAYQESHWNPDAVSPTGVRGLMMLTQVTAEGLGVDDRTDPAASVDGGTRYLIDLRERLPDSIPEPDRTWMTLAAYNVGLGHLHDARRLTAANGDDPDRWLDVMQWLPRLAQSEWYEQTRYGYARGWEPVHYVRNIRSYYDKLVQRFPESEELKPPAPELYRRTPLAL, from the coding sequence ATGGGCACGCATCTGAAACTCCGCCCCCCGAGCAGCACCTGGCGCCAGATCGAACTGGGGCTCTTCATCGTGTTGCTGACCGCCATCGTGCTGCGGGTGTACTACAACCCGCCAGCGGCACTGGAGCAGCTCACCTTCCGTGACGAGCTGCGAGTGGCCCTGGTCGAGAGCCCCCTGGGCCGCTCCGAGCTCGCCTCCACTGCGGGGCAAGACCAACTCGAGCTGGAGTTGCTGCACGGTCTGGCCGAGGAACTCGGCACGCGCCTGCGCGTGACCCGCGTGGACGACGCCGCCACAGCCCATCGCCTTCTGCGCCAACGCCGCATCGACATCGCCGCCGGCCTGCTCGTACCGCCACACGACCCGTTGATTGAAGCCGGTCCGGAAATCCTGAACGTGAAGCACGTCTTGGTCTTCTGGAACGAAAACGAGCGGGCATCTCCGTTGCTCTCGCTGACCGACGTACCGGCCGGGGCGCGCGTCGGCATGACCGCTCAGGCTCCCGTACCCGAAAGCCTGAGCCAGCCCTTGCTGGCCGAGGTCAGCATGGAACCGGAAACCCCACCGGATGCGGCAACCGAGGCCGAGCCAGCGCCCGAGGAGGGGCCGGTCGACCTGATTTCGACACCCCCGGACCGCGAAGCCGAACCGGATCCGAACAATGGCGAACTCATCCTCTACGCCAATGCCGAGGCCCTGCGCGAAGCCCTGGAGCGTGGCGAGATCGACTACGCAGTGATGAATTCCCTGGAGTACCGTCGCCTGCGGCGCATACACCCGAACCTGCGCCAGGCACACGAGCTGGAACGCAGCGCCGAGGTCCGCTGGCTATTCCCGGCAGGCTTTGATCGTAGCCTGATTGACGCAGCGGAAGCGTATATCGCGCGGCTGCGTGACAACCGCGAGCTGGAGTTGCTGCTCGATCGCTACCTCGGCCATCTGGAGACCCACGATCTGGTCGATGCCCTGACCTTCGCGCGCCGCGTCGAGCATCGCCTGGAACAGTTCCGCCCGCTGTTCGAGGAGGCCGGAGAGACCTACGATCTCGACTGGCGGTTCATCGCCGCGGTGGCCTACCAGGAATCGCACTGGAATCCCGATGCGGTTTCCCCCACCGGCGTGCGCGGACTGATGATGCTGACCCAGGTAACCGCCGAAGGACTGGGCGTCGACGACCGCACCGACCCGGCAGCCAGCGTGGACGGTGGCACGCGCTACCTGATCGACCTGCGCGAGCGGCTGCCGGATTCCATTCCCGAGCCCGACCGCACCTGGATGACGCTGGCCGCCTACAACGTGGGGCTCGGGCACCTCCACGACGCTCGGCGCCTGACGGCTGCCAACGGCGACGACCCGGATCGCTGGCTGGATGTGATGCAATGGCTGCCGCGTCTGGCCCAGTCTGAATGGTACGAACAGACCCGCTACGGCTACGCCCGCGGTTGGGAGCCGGTCCACTACGTGCGGAACATCCGCAGTTACTACGACAAGCTGGTGCAGCGCTTCCCGGAATCCGAAGAACTCAAGCCACCCGCCCCCGAGCTCTACCGCCGCACCCCGCTGGCGCTGTAA